One window from the genome of Deinococcus yavapaiensis KR-236 encodes:
- a CDS encoding MazG-like family protein yields the protein MALLVEVAKLMEHFQWLTEEQSHQPEAAGASLEALKEEVMDVLIYFVQLSKKLNIDLEELGR from the coding sequence ATGGCGCTTTTGGTGGAGGTGGCCAAGTTGATGGAGCACTTTCAATGGCTGACCGAAGAGCAATCCCACCAGCCTGAAGCGGCGGGTGCCTCCCTGGAAGCGCTCAAGGAGGAAGTCATGGACGTCCTGATCTACTTCGTGCAGCTCTCCAAGAAGTTGAACATCGACTTGGAGGAGCTGGGACGGTAA
- a CDS encoding MerR family transcriptional regulator, translating to MSEPTSFPDFYGSLDDLVNTANQLLPRFMPDIDRDARVTDLVNPRLVRHYTSENLIDPPQKEGREARYTRRHLLQLLTLRKLMTGGLSAGSAGDVLRNRSDLELEMILQSGWKLNVTPDPKTHQGGSSPNHDRRFALIAGAVGLNSVVGALAVPTTARLKAAALANKSKSTHDESVQRHRWTHVELEPGFEVHLRDDYQSPKTPAERERIAKLIMDLLAQHKRK from the coding sequence GTGTCAGAACCCACCTCTTTCCCTGACTTCTACGGCAGTCTCGACGACCTCGTCAACACAGCCAATCAACTTCTTCCTCGCTTCATGCCAGACATCGATCGTGACGCCCGCGTCACCGATCTCGTGAACCCACGCCTCGTCCGGCACTACACGAGCGAAAACCTGATCGACCCTCCCCAGAAGGAAGGTCGGGAGGCCCGCTATACCCGACGTCACCTCCTCCAGCTTCTCACCCTTCGCAAGTTGATGACTGGCGGATTGTCCGCCGGCTCGGCAGGCGACGTGCTGCGCAACCGATCCGACCTGGAGCTCGAAATGATTCTGCAAAGCGGCTGGAAGCTCAACGTCACCCCTGACCCGAAAACCCACCAGGGCGGCAGTTCTCCCAACCACGACCGCCGGTTCGCCTTGATAGCTGGGGCTGTTGGTCTGAACAGCGTGGTGGGCGCTCTTGCCGTCCCAACAACAGCCCGTTTGAAGGCCGCCGCTCTAGCCAACAAGTCCAAATCCACCCATGACGAGTCCGTCCAACGTCACCGCTGGACTCACGTTGAGCTGGAACCCGGCTTCGAAGTGCACCTTCGAGACGACTACCAATCGCCGAAAACGCCCGCTGAACGCGAACGCATCGCGAAGCTGATCATGGATCTGCTCGCCCAACACAAACGCAAGTGA
- a CDS encoding vWA domain-containing protein, whose translation MNEPIITFKPLRPSIPSGEDVTLEVLVRISTAPVERVIERPPLNVALVIDRSGSMAGTPMHTAREAAKAFVRELGPNDRVAVVAFDSTVELTVPSTFVDEPDRICAAIDAIRTRGSTALYAGWLEGAQQVALHQQDGVINRVILLSDGHANVGLRTAEDIAPAMRGLNERGVSTSTIGIGDYYDETLLAAISTAGDGNYHFVEHLDQLEPVLRLELGELTSSRGRLVSLGFEPNSAQDVTVVDVLNDLPKTPTGRFMLPNLLAGGSVDTVVRLHVPSEAGMQANVVQPLTVRLAWTDPETGVRTTRRATLELPVLPADVARAQPEDPDVRDRVTHLELARQRALAVTQIDRGDYAGASSTMGAMVGITAYFMDPALRDREQAAIQDLHDALGNRQYEKARKKADSEAYLRRRSK comes from the coding sequence ATGAACGAACCGATCATCACCTTCAAGCCGCTCCGCCCTTCCATCCCGTCCGGGGAGGACGTCACCCTTGAGGTGCTCGTCCGCATTTCCACAGCACCGGTGGAACGGGTCATCGAACGGCCTCCTTTGAATGTCGCCCTCGTCATCGACCGGAGCGGCAGCATGGCCGGCACGCCCATGCACACGGCCCGGGAGGCCGCCAAGGCTTTCGTGCGGGAACTCGGGCCGAACGACCGCGTCGCCGTCGTCGCGTTCGACAGCACCGTCGAACTCACCGTTCCAAGCACGTTCGTCGACGAGCCGGACCGCATCTGCGCGGCCATCGATGCAATCCGCACGCGGGGAAGCACTGCACTCTACGCCGGGTGGCTCGAGGGCGCGCAGCAAGTCGCCCTGCACCAGCAGGACGGCGTCATCAACCGCGTGATCCTCCTCAGCGACGGACACGCGAACGTCGGCCTACGAACGGCCGAAGACATCGCGCCCGCCATGCGTGGCTTGAACGAACGAGGTGTCAGCACGAGCACCATCGGCATCGGCGATTACTACGACGAGACACTGCTCGCCGCCATCAGCACCGCCGGGGACGGCAACTACCACTTCGTCGAACACCTCGACCAACTCGAGCCCGTCCTGCGCTTGGAGCTGGGCGAACTCACCTCCTCGCGTGGCCGCCTCGTCAGCCTCGGCTTCGAACCGAACAGCGCACAAGACGTGACGGTCGTCGATGTTCTCAACGACCTGCCGAAAACCCCGACAGGACGCTTCATGCTCCCGAACCTCCTTGCTGGAGGCAGCGTCGACACCGTGGTTCGTTTGCACGTTCCATCGGAAGCCGGGATGCAGGCGAACGTCGTCCAGCCGTTGACCGTGCGATTGGCCTGGACGGACCCGGAAACTGGCGTGAGGACGACGCGGCGCGCGACGCTGGAGTTGCCCGTTTTGCCCGCCGACGTCGCACGTGCGCAACCCGAGGATCCGGACGTTCGGGATCGCGTGACGCACCTTGAACTCGCGCGGCAACGCGCGCTCGCCGTGACGCAAATCGACCGTGGTGACTACGCGGGCGCGTCGAGCACGATGGGCGCGATGGTCGGCATCACAGCGTACTTCATGGACCCAGCCTTGCGAGATCGAGAACAAGCAGCCATCCAGGATCTGCATGACGCGTTGGGCAACCGGCAGTACGAGAAGGCGCGCAAGAAGGCGGATTCCGAGGCGTACTTGCGCCGCCGCAGCAAGTAA